Proteins from a genomic interval of Candidatus Nanosynbacter sp. HMT-352:
- the uvrA gene encoding excinuclease ABC subunit UvrA, producing MTEVIRVKGAREHNLKNVDIEIPRDQLVVITGLSGSGKSSLAFDTIYAEGQRRYMESLNSYARQFLGTMDKPDVDSIEGLSPAISIDQKSTSRNPRSTVATVTEIYDYLRLLFARIGVPHCPICGNEVTRRTTEVIIDEILRQFVDKRILLLAPIVKNKKGEFAHIPEQYQRLGYARVRVDGVVYALDEFPELQKSYKHNIELVVDRLALTAEMRSRLSQSVEQALDLGQGVIEVLDADSDEVKTFSQRYACVDHPDVDIPELEPRLFSFNAPQGACPVCTGLGSRLEVDPELVFNNNLTISEGAIRPYNRMNSDAWNMKRLASVAEAHGFSLKVPVGKLSDDIKHKILYGTGDQKYRVDLGGGRHYDTTYEGVIPNLERRWKETDSDFMRRDIERFMRERDCYACKGARLKPVVLAVTVHELNIVDVCDLSVDDALDLFDNKLQLTEQEITIARLIVKEIKSRLAFMSNVGLNYLELSRAANTLSGGEAQRIRLATQIGAGLQGVLYVLDEPSIGLHQRDNDKLIDMLKRLRDLGNSVLVVEHDEDTIRQSDFLVDMGPGAGVNGGQVVAMGTPEIVAKNENSITGRYLSGAEKIVVPKKRRKVVKDRKLIVRGARENNLKNIDVEFPLGLMTVVSGVSGSGKSTLVNDIVARELAAELNRATTAPGLHDAIEGVNLLDKTIVIDQSPIGRTPRSNPATYTGIFTPIRELFASTPEANVRGYKSGRFSFNVKGGRCENCQGDGVIKIEMHFLPDVYVQCDECHGKRYNREALEIKYKDKTIADVLDMTIDQAAEFFDSVPNIARKLQTLVEVGLGYIKLGQPATTFSGGEAQRIKLATELSKRSTGKTMYILDEPTTGLHSADVKRLLGILQQLVEGGNSMIIIEHNLDVIKSADWIIDMGPEGGIGGGTVVACGTPEDIAKVPNSFTGKYLKKML from the coding sequence ATGACAGAGGTAATTCGTGTTAAAGGTGCTCGTGAGCACAATCTGAAAAATGTAGATATTGAGATTCCGCGAGATCAGCTGGTGGTGATTACGGGGCTTAGTGGGTCTGGGAAATCTAGTTTGGCATTTGACACGATTTATGCCGAGGGTCAGCGCCGTTATATGGAGAGTCTTAATTCTTATGCGCGTCAGTTTTTGGGGACGATGGATAAGCCTGATGTTGATTCGATTGAAGGGCTTAGTCCAGCGATTTCAATTGACCAGAAGTCGACCAGCCGCAATCCGCGATCTACCGTGGCTACAGTTACCGAAATATATGATTATCTGAGACTTTTGTTTGCGCGAATTGGCGTGCCCCATTGTCCGATTTGTGGCAATGAAGTGACGCGTCGCACGACCGAGGTGATTATTGACGAGATTCTGCGGCAATTTGTTGATAAGCGAATTCTGCTATTGGCGCCAATTGTTAAGAATAAAAAAGGTGAGTTTGCGCATATTCCGGAGCAATATCAGCGGCTTGGTTATGCCAGGGTTCGCGTGGACGGCGTGGTGTACGCGCTGGATGAATTTCCGGAGTTGCAAAAAAGTTACAAGCATAACATCGAGTTGGTGGTTGATAGGTTGGCGTTGACGGCGGAAATGCGATCTCGACTAAGCCAGAGCGTTGAGCAAGCGCTGGACTTAGGTCAGGGGGTTATCGAGGTTTTGGATGCGGATAGTGATGAAGTGAAGACGTTTTCGCAGAGATACGCTTGTGTTGATCATCCTGATGTCGATATTCCAGAGCTGGAGCCGCGATTGTTTAGTTTTAACGCGCCGCAGGGAGCTTGTCCTGTGTGTACGGGTTTGGGATCGAGGTTGGAGGTCGATCCAGAATTGGTCTTTAATAACAATTTGACGATTTCCGAAGGCGCGATTCGACCGTATAATCGAATGAATTCTGACGCTTGGAATATGAAACGATTGGCGTCTGTTGCTGAAGCTCACGGATTTAGCTTGAAAGTTCCCGTAGGCAAGCTTTCTGATGATATTAAACATAAAATATTATACGGAACTGGCGACCAAAAATATCGCGTTGATTTGGGTGGCGGTCGACATTATGATACGACTTACGAGGGCGTTATTCCTAATCTGGAGCGACGCTGGAAAGAAACTGATAGCGATTTTATGCGACGAGATATTGAGCGATTTATGCGCGAGAGGGATTGTTATGCCTGTAAAGGTGCGCGCCTGAAACCTGTAGTTTTGGCGGTGACGGTTCATGAATTGAATATTGTTGACGTGTGCGATTTAAGTGTCGATGATGCATTGGATTTGTTTGACAATAAGCTTCAATTGACTGAGCAAGAAATAACGATTGCTCGCTTGATTGTGAAGGAAATTAAATCTCGTTTGGCGTTTATGAGTAATGTTGGGCTGAACTATTTGGAACTAAGTCGAGCGGCTAACACGCTTAGTGGTGGCGAGGCGCAGCGAATTCGCTTGGCGACGCAAATTGGCGCTGGACTTCAGGGCGTACTTTATGTGCTAGACGAGCCGTCAATTGGGCTTCATCAACGTGACAACGATAAGCTGATTGATATGTTGAAGCGTCTTCGAGATTTGGGAAATTCTGTGCTGGTGGTCGAGCATGACGAGGACACGATTCGCCAGAGTGATTTTCTGGTTGATATGGGGCCAGGTGCTGGTGTGAATGGCGGTCAAGTAGTGGCAATGGGGACGCCTGAAATTGTTGCGAAAAATGAGAACAGCATAACGGGGCGCTATTTATCTGGGGCGGAAAAAATTGTCGTTCCGAAAAAGCGTCGCAAAGTTGTGAAAGATAGAAAGCTGATTGTTCGTGGCGCTCGCGAAAATAATCTTAAGAACATTGATGTGGAATTTCCTTTGGGGTTGATGACTGTAGTGTCTGGTGTTTCTGGTAGCGGAAAGTCGACTCTTGTGAATGACATTGTGGCGCGGGAATTAGCGGCGGAACTTAATCGCGCAACGACAGCGCCAGGATTGCACGATGCCATAGAAGGTGTTAATTTGCTTGATAAGACGATTGTCATAGATCAGTCGCCAATTGGTCGAACGCCGCGCTCTAATCCAGCAACTTACACTGGGATTTTTACGCCGATTCGCGAACTTTTTGCCAGCACACCCGAGGCTAATGTTCGAGGTTATAAATCTGGACGATTTAGTTTTAACGTTAAAGGCGGTCGCTGCGAAAATTGTCAGGGCGATGGTGTGATAAAAATTGAAATGCACTTTTTGCCGGACGTTTACGTTCAATGTGATGAATGTCACGGCAAGCGTTACAATCGCGAGGCGTTGGAAATTAAGTATAAAGACAAGACGATTGCTGATGTTTTGGATATGACAATTGATCAAGCGGCGGAGTTTTTTGACAGCGTGCCGAATATTGCACGTAAACTTCAGACGTTGGTTGAGGTTGGGCTTGGCTATATTAAACTTGGTCAGCCAGCAACTACTTTTTCAGGCGGTGAGGCGCAGCGAATTAAATTGGCAACGGAACTCTCCAAGCGTTCTACTGGAAAAACTATGTACATTCTGGACGAGCCTACCACTGGGCTTCATTCTGCTGACGTAAAACGACTGTTGGGGATTTTACAGCAATTGGTTGAAGGCGGCAATAGCATGATTATTATTGAGCATAATTTGGACGTCATAAAGTCAGCCGACTGGATAATTGATATGGGTCCAGAGGGCGGAATTGGTGGCGGTACGGTTGTGGCTTGCGGTACGCCTGAAGATATCGCCAAAGTGCCAAATTCGTTCACTGGCAAATATCTGAAAAAGATGCTTTAA
- a CDS encoding DedA family protein, which produces MESFIHLITSFGVLAILSVIFAESGLLIGFVLPGDSLLFTAGYMVQQNILHIDIHIFALLVFAAAVLGDSVGYSFGHKVGRKLFEKENSRFFKKKYLEQTEKFYDKHGSATIVLARFVPIVRTFAPIVAGASKMHYKTFLTFNLIGGFLWSSAFVYLGFYAGEFLTKAGVNIEVAAILIIFLSVSPMAIHALKQPNTRALLRKQLSVLLSKTKRKK; this is translated from the coding sequence ATGGAATCCTTTATTCACTTGATAACTAGCTTTGGTGTATTGGCAATTTTATCAGTAATTTTCGCAGAATCCGGTCTACTAATCGGCTTCGTCTTACCCGGCGACAGCCTGCTTTTCACCGCTGGATATATGGTTCAGCAAAACATTCTACACATTGACATCCACATTTTTGCACTTTTGGTTTTTGCAGCGGCAGTGCTGGGCGACAGTGTTGGTTATAGTTTTGGCCACAAAGTTGGACGCAAGCTGTTTGAAAAAGAAAATTCCCGATTCTTCAAGAAAAAATATTTGGAGCAAACAGAAAAGTTTTATGACAAACACGGCTCGGCGACAATCGTCCTGGCTCGATTTGTACCAATTGTAAGAACCTTCGCCCCAATCGTTGCCGGCGCTAGTAAAATGCACTATAAAACATTCTTAACTTTCAATCTTATCGGTGGATTTCTTTGGTCGTCAGCATTCGTTTATCTGGGTTTCTACGCTGGCGAGTTTTTGACCAAAGCAGGCGTAAATATTGAAGTTGCAGCAATCCTCATTATTTTCCTGTCTGTCTCACCAATGGCTATTCACGCTTTGAAACAGCCAAATACTCGCGCTTTGCTAAGAAAACAATTGTCAGTTCTCCTCTCAAAAACCAAGCGTAAAAAGTAG
- a CDS encoding ABC transporter ATP-binding protein, translated as MKNKPNSKEIFRLFWKTSAPYKHRRNLAIFFAMLTLVVTIFVGPLIIAQLLSIIQHNQLHNAKNLWTLIALYGVNGLWSSVIGWRLVLYLAWTFETAMQRDLYARCFSKLTNQTLFFHSNKFGGSLVSQTNKLVGAVESFWDTIIWSVLPLVVSLVGSIIVLSTLLWQYALFLLIFSIVFSIVVYYGSKPMAKLTKKEAKSSNKLNGQLADVISNVLAVKSSGAEATEQKFFTKTVNSWRNSSLDVMRGFLKVSTVYSSINMVIKIGAIAFAVYAAQNNLVSVASVYLIITYTGSVAHELWNMNGIMRNYNRIIGNANDMVEVLQTPTTLIDKSDLKLKVTNGEISMDKIIFTHDEGQGDTLFRDFSLDIKPGEKIGLVGASGSGKTTLTKLLLRFADIDSGKITIDGQDISEVTQASLRAKIAYVPQEPLLFHRSVRENIAYGRPDATDAEIEEAAKKAGAYDFIIGLKDGFDTMVGERGTKLSGGQRQRVAIARAILKDAPILVLDEATSALDSESEALIQKSLETLMENRTSIVIAHRLSTIAKLDRIIVLKNGKIVEDGSHDELINKKRGVYAKLWARQSGGFIEE; from the coding sequence TTGAAAAACAAACCAAACAGCAAAGAAATATTTCGTCTATTTTGGAAAACGTCAGCGCCGTACAAACACCGTCGAAACTTGGCAATATTTTTTGCGATGCTGACTCTTGTGGTTACTATTTTTGTCGGTCCGCTCATAATTGCTCAGCTCCTTAGCATTATCCAACACAATCAACTGCACAACGCAAAAAATCTATGGACACTAATTGCTTTATATGGCGTCAATGGATTATGGTCGAGCGTCATCGGCTGGCGATTAGTCTTATATCTCGCCTGGACATTTGAAACCGCCATGCAACGAGATTTGTACGCTCGATGCTTTAGCAAACTGACCAATCAAACATTATTCTTCCATTCAAATAAATTCGGCGGATCGCTCGTTAGCCAAACAAATAAATTAGTCGGCGCGGTAGAAAGTTTTTGGGACACGATAATTTGGTCAGTTTTGCCGCTAGTTGTTTCGCTAGTCGGTTCAATAATCGTCTTATCGACCCTTCTTTGGCAATACGCGTTATTCTTACTAATCTTCTCAATTGTTTTCAGTATCGTCGTTTATTACGGGTCCAAGCCAATGGCGAAATTGACAAAAAAAGAAGCCAAATCCAGCAATAAATTGAACGGACAATTAGCCGACGTAATCTCAAACGTTCTAGCAGTCAAGTCGTCCGGCGCCGAAGCTACGGAACAGAAATTTTTCACAAAAACCGTCAACTCTTGGCGAAACTCAAGCCTCGACGTAATGCGCGGATTCTTAAAAGTCAGCACCGTGTATTCGTCAATCAACATGGTTATTAAAATTGGAGCAATCGCCTTCGCAGTGTATGCAGCTCAGAATAATTTGGTGTCCGTGGCGTCCGTTTATCTTATTATCACCTACACTGGAAGCGTCGCACATGAGTTGTGGAACATGAACGGAATTATGCGCAATTACAACCGAATTATCGGTAACGCAAATGACATGGTAGAAGTCTTACAAACGCCAACGACATTGATTGATAAAAGCGATTTGAAGCTAAAAGTTACAAACGGCGAAATTTCCATGGATAAAATAATTTTCACACACGACGAGGGTCAAGGCGACACTCTATTCCGCGACTTCTCTCTGGATATTAAACCGGGCGAAAAAATAGGTTTGGTCGGAGCGAGCGGTTCTGGAAAAACGACGCTCACTAAATTGCTATTACGCTTCGCTGATATTGACTCGGGAAAAATTACCATCGACGGACAAGATATTTCCGAAGTCACCCAAGCAAGTTTGCGCGCCAAAATCGCTTACGTACCGCAAGAGCCATTGCTATTCCACCGCTCCGTGCGCGAAAACATCGCTTACGGTCGACCTGATGCAACGGACGCAGAAATTGAAGAAGCCGCCAAAAAAGCTGGCGCTTACGATTTTATCATTGGACTTAAAGACGGTTTTGACACAATGGTTGGCGAACGCGGAACCAAATTATCCGGCGGACAGCGACAACGAGTTGCAATTGCTAGGGCAATCTTGAAAGATGCGCCAATTCTAGTCCTCGACGAGGCGACTTCAGCGCTAGATTCTGAGTCAGAAGCGTTGATCCAAAAATCCTTGGAAACGTTGATGGAGAATCGAACCTCAATTGTCATTGCCCATCGCTTATCTACAATTGCTAAGTTGGACCGTATAATTGTCCTGAAAAATGGGAAAATTGTCGAGGACGGATCGCATGATGAGCTCATCAATAAAAAACGCGGTGTTTACGCAAAATTATGGGCGCGACAATCTGGCGGATTCATCGAAGAATAA
- a CDS encoding transcriptional repressor, whose translation MTQIVRRSTKYTNDVMAILKSKHHATNAEIAQELRNIHPEVSDTTVHRITQRLCGDGVIGLAPSTKKGCLRYDIRKDDHDHFVCSDCDGLMDIKIADEMRKQIAHEISDCYIDGPLVVAGVCKKCQKRRK comes from the coding sequence ATGACGCAAATTGTTAGGCGATCAACGAAATACACGAATGATGTGATGGCGATTTTAAAGAGCAAGCATCACGCGACGAATGCGGAAATTGCTCAGGAATTGCGGAACATTCATCCTGAAGTTAGTGACACGACGGTGCATCGAATAACTCAGCGCCTGTGTGGCGATGGGGTGATTGGTTTGGCGCCATCGACCAAAAAGGGCTGCTTGCGATATGATATTCGTAAGGACGATCACGATCATTTTGTGTGTAGCGATTGCGATGGTTTGATGGATATTAAAATTGCCGATGAAATGAGAAAACAGATTGCACATGAAATTAGCGATTGTTATATTGACGGCCCGTTGGTTGTGGCGGGAGTTTGTAAAAAATGCCAGAAAAGGAGGAAATAA
- a CDS encoding thioredoxin family protein has protein sequence MALYEITTKQEFEDKVLKSDGPVLVDFWAPWCPPCRAMAPLLHQIAEETEFDIVKVDTEASQENAQLAMEYRVQGIPNMKIFVGGEEVAEMIGMKPKQTLIDALEKAAK, from the coding sequence ATGGCTTTATATGAAATTACAACGAAGCAAGAATTCGAAGATAAGGTGCTAAAAAGCGACGGTCCTGTACTAGTTGATTTTTGGGCGCCGTGGTGTCCACCATGTCGCGCAATGGCGCCGCTTTTGCATCAAATTGCTGAAGAAACAGAGTTTGACATTGTTAAAGTTGACACTGAAGCGAGTCAGGAAAATGCGCAATTAGCTATGGAATATCGCGTGCAGGGAATTCCAAACATGAAGATTTTTGTTGGCGGCGAGGAAGTTGCTGAAATGATTGGCATGAAGCCGAAGCAGACGTTGATTGACGCTTTGGAAAAAGCTGCTAAATAA
- a CDS encoding cupin domain-containing protein, with the protein MKGFSGNIEELTLANDNFRQVLYTAKHCQLVLMSLPVGGEIGSEIHEENDQFFRFESGEGKVLIDGNEYAVSDGSAIIVPAGAEHNVINIGEEPLKLYTIYSPAHHKDGIVRATREEAEANEENFDGVTTE; encoded by the coding sequence ATGAAGGGTTTTAGTGGAAATATCGAAGAGCTCACATTGGCAAATGATAATTTTCGTCAGGTTTTATATACTGCGAAGCATTGCCAATTGGTGTTGATGAGTCTGCCTGTTGGCGGGGAAATTGGTTCGGAGATTCACGAGGAAAATGATCAGTTTTTCAGATTTGAGTCTGGCGAAGGTAAGGTTTTGATTGACGGCAATGAATATGCTGTTTCTGACGGTAGTGCTATTATTGTGCCGGCGGGAGCTGAGCATAATGTGATAAATATCGGCGAAGAGCCGCTTAAGCTCTATACGATATATAGTCCAGCACATCATAAAGATGGAATTGTTCGGGCAACGCGTGAAGAAGCGGAGGCTAACGAAGAAAATTTTGACGGCGTAACTACCGAATAA
- a CDS encoding NUDIX hydrolase, whose translation MVPQKDRVRVIVYRDDGDILLVKNRFSRQKWALPGGGVKHNESYEQAAARETLEEIGLKIHNLRYLGKVNSHESYAKFSVRVFAAHASDYDIKCNFEIMEARWLNMDYLPKEYYALYANKRQ comes from the coding sequence ATTGTACCGCAGAAGGACCGCGTACGGGTGATTGTTTATCGTGATGATGGTGATATTTTGCTGGTCAAAAATCGTTTTAGCCGCCAAAAGTGGGCTCTACCGGGAGGCGGGGTGAAACATAATGAGAGTTATGAACAGGCTGCCGCTAGAGAAACCTTGGAAGAAATTGGATTAAAGATACATAATCTGCGATATCTCGGAAAAGTTAATTCTCATGAATCATATGCCAAATTTTCAGTTCGAGTTTTTGCGGCGCACGCGTCTGATTATGACATAAAATGCAACTTTGAAATAATGGAAGCCCGGTGGCTTAATATGGACTATCTTCCGAAAGAATATTACGCTTTGTATGCCAACAAGCGTCAGTAG
- a CDS encoding HD domain-containing protein, with protein sequence MNDRQISQLEIVKTKVRQLLGGDTSGHADDHVERVALLAERFANECSESVNLQEVLLTAWLHDVDDYKLVGKTQAEKLTNAVNIMAQAEIADDLSQVVLENIAAIGYSKRLNGKQPQRLAGKLASDADMCDAIGAVGIERALVYACHHGGRIFDPKVWPNVNLAAHEYNADGNTHDTDGFINHFFEKLLKLKGLMLTEPGRVEAEDRHQIMVDFLRAYFREKNASDWSEFLEEYLRSVE encoded by the coding sequence ATGAATGATCGACAAATTTCCCAGCTTGAAATAGTAAAGACTAAAGTTCGGCAGTTACTGGGCGGCGACACTTCGGGACATGCTGATGATCATGTCGAGCGAGTGGCGTTGCTGGCAGAGCGTTTTGCTAATGAATGCAGTGAATCGGTTAATCTACAAGAGGTGCTATTGACGGCTTGGCTGCATGATGTTGATGATTATAAATTAGTCGGTAAAACGCAGGCGGAAAAATTGACGAATGCAGTAAATATTATGGCGCAGGCAGAGATAGCTGATGATTTAAGTCAGGTTGTGCTGGAAAATATTGCGGCGATTGGTTATAGCAAACGACTGAATGGTAAGCAGCCGCAGCGGCTGGCGGGGAAATTGGCGTCTGACGCTGATATGTGTGACGCTATTGGTGCAGTTGGCATTGAGCGGGCGTTGGTCTATGCTTGTCATCATGGCGGGCGGATTTTTGATCCTAAAGTTTGGCCGAATGTCAATCTGGCGGCGCACGAATATAACGCTGACGGCAATACGCATGACACTGACGGATTTATCAATCACTTCTTTGAGAAGCTGCTGAAATTGAAGGGTTTGATGTTGACCGAGCCAGGACGAGTAGAAGCAGAAGATCGTCATCAAATTATGGTTGATTTTCTTCGCGCCTATTTCCGCGAGAAGAATGCGTCCGACTGGAGCGAGTTTTTGGAAGAATATTTACGTAGCGTCGAATAA
- a CDS encoding DUF488 domain-containing protein translates to MTKYKIERIYESTASDDSYRVLVDRLWPRGISKERAVLDEWNKEIAPTDELRKWFNHDPEKFPEFSRRYMKELDNNPAAAEAKNNWNEQSAVTLLYGAKDAEHNQAIVLKKWLED, encoded by the coding sequence ATGACAAAGTATAAAATTGAACGGATTTATGAGTCGACCGCGTCAGACGATAGTTATCGCGTGTTGGTCGATCGATTGTGGCCGCGCGGAATTAGCAAAGAACGAGCTGTATTGGACGAGTGGAATAAAGAAATTGCCCCAACTGATGAATTGCGTAAATGGTTTAATCACGATCCAGAAAAATTCCCGGAATTTTCTCGCCGTTATATGAAGGAGCTAGATAACAATCCTGCGGCTGCCGAAGCAAAGAATAATTGGAACGAACAATCTGCTGTTACGCTGTTATACGGCGCCAAAGATGCGGAACATAATCAGGCGATAGTTCTCAAAAAGTGGCTGGAAGATTAG
- a CDS encoding helix-hairpin-helix domain-containing protein, which yields MNQALQAKLKTLPRTPGVYFHKSASGEVIYVGKAAVLKNRVRQYFQDSRGRDNKTMALVAEIFDTDWIETESEVDALFLESEMIKRYMPRYNVLLRDDKSQMYVRIDMKSDWPTVSFTRNPADDGADYFGPFYNGFALKKALRYLRRIFPYLTHQRRPGQSKLDEDLGLSPKISDGSDAYKASLRKLISYIKGNRKAIAVELERDMKTAAGLHDFERAASLRNKLRAMQELQRRVMFGDKEFLDISKDKALADLAKLLGLKNIPVRIEGYDISHMSGRQVVASMVVFTNGASDRAEYRKFKVSEKNDDTGNIYEVIFRRLGERNIKSWGCPDLLLIDGGKGQLLAAIKARDERGIKLPIISIAKREEEIIIHKTGSQIDVTRIEELQKSIHQDIAIHEDNDVYVVNLHPAQRNAGSHSKNLRGSVIDDDSSRDNFTKSSIATTDIVKLFQRIRDESHRFAVSYHTALKRQNQTKNQLEEIPGIGPKTRAKLLRKFGSVKKIIEADYTELQAEIGAKKADLIKRLS from the coding sequence ATGAATCAAGCATTGCAAGCCAAGCTAAAAACTTTGCCGCGAACGCCCGGCGTTTATTTTCATAAGTCGGCGAGTGGCGAGGTAATTTATGTTGGCAAGGCGGCGGTTCTTAAAAATCGCGTACGTCAGTATTTTCAAGATTCGCGCGGGCGAGATAATAAAACTATGGCACTGGTGGCGGAGATTTTTGATACTGATTGGATTGAAACTGAAAGTGAGGTTGATGCGCTGTTTTTGGAAAGCGAGATGATCAAGCGATATATGCCGCGATACAACGTTCTGCTGCGCGACGACAAATCTCAGATGTACGTTCGGATTGATATGAAAAGCGATTGGCCGACGGTCAGTTTTACGCGGAATCCTGCCGATGATGGTGCGGATTATTTTGGTCCATTTTACAATGGTTTTGCGTTGAAAAAAGCGTTGCGTTATTTGAGGCGAATTTTTCCGTATCTCACTCACCAAAGACGCCCCGGTCAATCAAAGTTGGATGAGGATTTGGGTTTAAGTCCGAAAATAAGTGATGGTTCGGACGCGTATAAAGCTAGTCTGCGTAAATTGATAAGTTATATCAAGGGAAATCGCAAGGCTATTGCTGTGGAGTTGGAGCGTGATATGAAAACGGCTGCGGGACTTCACGATTTTGAGCGGGCGGCAAGTCTGAGGAATAAGTTGCGCGCCATGCAAGAACTTCAGCGACGCGTTATGTTTGGCGACAAGGAATTTTTGGATATTTCAAAAGACAAGGCGCTGGCTGATTTAGCAAAACTACTTGGCCTTAAAAATATTCCAGTGCGAATTGAGGGCTATGATATATCGCACATGAGCGGACGTCAAGTCGTGGCGAGTATGGTAGTTTTTACGAATGGTGCGAGCGATCGTGCGGAATATCGCAAATTTAAGGTGAGCGAAAAAAACGACGACACTGGAAATATATATGAGGTGATTTTTAGGCGGCTTGGCGAGCGAAATATCAAAAGCTGGGGTTGTCCGGATTTGTTGTTGATTGACGGCGGAAAGGGTCAACTTTTGGCGGCGATTAAGGCAAGGGATGAGCGCGGAATAAAATTGCCGATTATTAGCATCGCTAAGCGCGAGGAAGAAATTATTATTCATAAAACTGGCTCGCAAATTGACGTAACGCGCATTGAAGAATTGCAAAAATCTATTCATCAGGACATCGCTATTCACGAAGACAATGATGTGTATGTGGTAAATCTGCATCCTGCTCAGCGCAACGCCGGCTCGCATTCAAAGAATCTACGAGGCTCTGTTATTGATGACGATTCCAGTCGGGATAATTTTACAAAAAGTTCTATTGCGACGACAGATATTGTCAAGCTTTTCCAGCGGATTCGTGACGAATCACACCGATTTGCTGTGAGCTATCATACGGCGCTGAAGCGTCAAAATCAGACGAAAAACCAACTGGAAGAAATTCCGGGAATTGGCCCAAAGACACGCGCGAAATTGTTGAGGAAGTTTGGTAGTGTGAAAAAAATTATCGAGGCGGATTATACGGAATTGCAGGCAGAAATTGGTGCGAAAAAGGCAGATTTGATTAAGCGCTTGTCTTAA
- a CDS encoding phage holin family protein has translation MKRQFATFLIRLILNSVGIWVAVRLLGNETPGATSAWTFMMAGLIFSVVNSVLKPIVTILALPAILLTLGLFTLIVNGFMVYISLALAPGISMTFAHSIIAGIILSLVNYIISSALVLQREEKE, from the coding sequence ATGAAAAGACAATTTGCAACGTTTTTGATTCGGCTAATTCTTAACTCGGTAGGCATTTGGGTTGCGGTGCGGCTGCTTGGAAATGAAACTCCGGGCGCAACTTCTGCGTGGACGTTTATGATGGCTGGGCTGATATTTTCGGTAGTGAATAGCGTATTGAAGCCAATTGTTACAATTTTAGCTCTGCCAGCAATTCTATTGACATTAGGACTGTTTACTTTAATTGTGAACGGCTTTATGGTTTACATTTCGTTAGCTTTGGCGCCAGGAATTTCTATGACTTTTGCGCATTCAATTATTGCCGGGATTATATTGAGTTTGGTAAACTATATTATAAGTAGCGCGCTGGTTTTGCAGCGGGAAGAAAAGGAGTAA
- the secG gene encoding preprotein translocase subunit SecG, translated as MSIDTILPYVTLGSAVLMIIAILLQQRGASLGAGFGSSGELFTTRRGFDKNLFDVTIVFAVIFVLSILASMILPGLQK; from the coding sequence ATGTCAATTGATACAATTTTACCGTACGTGACGCTTGGATCTGCCGTACTGATGATTATCGCAATTTTGTTGCAGCAAAGAGGCGCAAGTTTGGGTGCGGGATTCGGTTCGTCTGGGGAATTATTCACTACTCGTCGCGGATTTGATAAAAACTTGTTTGACGTAACTATTGTTTTTGCGGTGATTTTTGTGCTATCGATTTTGGCAAGTATGATTTTGCCGGGATTGCAAAAATAG